Proteins co-encoded in one Microcebus murinus isolate Inina chromosome 5, M.murinus_Inina_mat1.0, whole genome shotgun sequence genomic window:
- the IER3 gene encoding radiation-inducible immediate-early gene IEX-1, whose translation MCRSRSSLPTMTVLRAPTPVPSTSPGPRRGSGPEIFTFDPLPEPAAAPAARPSASRGHRKRSRRVLYPRVVRRQVPVEEPNPARRLLFLLLAIIFCQILTAEEGVPASLAPEDAPSAASPTPASAPPVLEPLNLTSEPSDYALDLSTFLHQHPAAF comes from the exons ATGTGTCGCTCTCGCAGCTCCCTGCCCACCATGACCGTCCTGCGGGCCCCGACCCCGGTCCCCTCCACCAGCCCGGGACCCCGGCGGGGCTCCGGTCCTGAGATCTTCACCTTCGACCCTCTCCCGGAACCCGCAGCGGCCCCCGCCGCGCGCCCCAGCGCCTCTCGCGGGCACCGGAAACGCAGCCGTAGGGTCCTCTACCCTCGAGTG GTTCGGCGACAGGTGCCAGTCGAGGAACCGAACCCTGCCAGAAGGCTCCTCTTCCTGCTGCTCGCCATCATCTTCTGCCAGATCCTGACGGCTGAAGAAGGTGTGCCGGCGTCCCTGGCCCCGGAGGACGCCCCCAGCGCCGCGTCTCCGACGCCCGCATCTGCGCCCCCGGTCCTTGAGCCCCTTAACCTGACCTCAGAGCCTTCGGACTACGCCCTGGACCTCAGCACTTTTCTCCATCAACACCCGGCCGCCTTCTAA
- the FLOT1 gene encoding flotillin-1 isoform X1, whose amino-acid sequence MFFTCGPNEAMVVSGFCRSPPVMVAGGRVFVLPCIQQIQRISLNTLTLNVKSEKVYTRHGVPISVTGIAQVKIQGQNKEMLAAACQMFLGKTEAEIAHIALETLEGHQRAIMAHMTVEEIYKDRQKFSEQVFKVASSDLVNMGISVVSYTLKDIHDDQDYLHSLGKARTAQVQKDARIGEAEAKRDAGIREAKAKQEKVSAQYLSEIEMAKAQRDYELKKAAYDIEVNTRRAQADLAYQLQVAKTKQQIEEQRVQVQVVERAQQVAVQEQEAARRERELEARVRKPAEAERYQLERLAEAERSQLIMQAEAEAESVRMRGEAEAFAIGARARAEAEQMAKKAEAFQLYQEAAQLDMLLEKLPQVAEEISGPLTSANKITLVSSGGGAVGAAKVTGEVLDILSHLPESVERLTGVSISQVNHKPLRTA is encoded by the exons ATGTTTTTTACCTGTGGCCCGAATGAGGCCATGGTGGTCTCCG GTTTCTGCCGCAGCCCCCCAGTCATGGTGGCTGGAGGACGTGTCTTTGTCCTGCCCTGCATTCAGCAAATCCAGAG GATCTCTCTCAACACACTGACCCTCAATGTCAAGAGTGAAAAGGTTTACACTCGCCATGGGGTCCCCATCTCAGTCACTGGCATTGCCCAG GTAAAAATCCAAGGCCAGAACAAGGAGATGTTGGCGGCCGCCTGCCAGATGTTCCTGGGGAAGACGGAGGCCGAGATTGCCCATATTGCACTGGAGACACTGGAAGGCCACCAGAGGGCTATCATGGCCCACATGACTGTGGAG GAGATCTATAAGGACAGGCAGAAATTCTCAGAACAAGTTTTCAAAGTGGCCTCCTCAGACCTGGTCAACATGGGCATCAGTGTGGTCAGCTACACCCTGAAGGACATTCACGATGACCAG GACTATTTGCACTCTTTGGGGAAGGCTCGAACAGCTCAAGTCCAGAAAGATGCTCGGATTGGGGAAGCAGAGGCCAAGCGAGACGCTGGGATCAGG GAGGCTAAAGCCAAGCAGGAAAAGGTGTCTGCTCAGTACCTGAGTGAAATCGAGATGGCCAAGGCACAGAGGGATTACGAGCTGAAGAAGGCTGCATATGACATCGAGGTCAACACCCGCCGAGCACAGGCTGACCTGGCCTATCAGCTTCAG GTGGCCAAGACCAAGCAGCAGATCGAGGAGCAGCGCGTGCAGGTGCAGGTGGTGGAGCGAGCCCAGCAGGTGGCGGTGCAGGAGCAGGAGGCCGCCCGGCGGGAGAGGGAGCTGGAGGCCCGCGTGCGCAAGCCCGCGGAAGCCGAGCGCTACCAGCTGGAGCGCCTAGCCGAGGCCGAGAG GTCCCAGCTGATTATGCAGGCCGAGGCCGAGGCTGAGTCTGTGCGG ATGCGTGGAGAAGCGGAGGCCTTTGCCATAGGGGCCCGAGCCCGGGCCGAGGCTGAGCAGATGGCCAAGAAGGCAGAAGCGTTCCAGCTGTACCAGGAGGCGGCCCAGCTGGACATGCTGCTGGAGAAGCTGCCCCAG GTGGCAGAGGAGATCAGTGGTCCCTTGACCTCAGCCAATAAGATCACACTGGTGTCCAGCGGAGGTGGGGCCGTAGGGGCGGCCAAAGTGACTGGGGAAGTACTGGACATCCTAAGCCACCTGCCAGAGAGCGTGGAGAGACTCACAGGTGTCAGCATCTCCCAG GTGAACCACAAGCCTTTGCGAACAGCCTGA
- the FLOT1 gene encoding flotillin-1 isoform X2 — translation MVAGGRVFVLPCIQQIQRISLNTLTLNVKSEKVYTRHGVPISVTGIAQVKIQGQNKEMLAAACQMFLGKTEAEIAHIALETLEGHQRAIMAHMTVEEIYKDRQKFSEQVFKVASSDLVNMGISVVSYTLKDIHDDQDYLHSLGKARTAQVQKDARIGEAEAKRDAGIREAKAKQEKVSAQYLSEIEMAKAQRDYELKKAAYDIEVNTRRAQADLAYQLQVAKTKQQIEEQRVQVQVVERAQQVAVQEQEAARRERELEARVRKPAEAERYQLERLAEAERSQLIMQAEAEAESVRMRGEAEAFAIGARARAEAEQMAKKAEAFQLYQEAAQLDMLLEKLPQVAEEISGPLTSANKITLVSSGGGAVGAAKVTGEVLDILSHLPESVERLTGVSISQVNHKPLRTA, via the exons ATGGTGGCTGGAGGACGTGTCTTTGTCCTGCCCTGCATTCAGCAAATCCAGAG GATCTCTCTCAACACACTGACCCTCAATGTCAAGAGTGAAAAGGTTTACACTCGCCATGGGGTCCCCATCTCAGTCACTGGCATTGCCCAG GTAAAAATCCAAGGCCAGAACAAGGAGATGTTGGCGGCCGCCTGCCAGATGTTCCTGGGGAAGACGGAGGCCGAGATTGCCCATATTGCACTGGAGACACTGGAAGGCCACCAGAGGGCTATCATGGCCCACATGACTGTGGAG GAGATCTATAAGGACAGGCAGAAATTCTCAGAACAAGTTTTCAAAGTGGCCTCCTCAGACCTGGTCAACATGGGCATCAGTGTGGTCAGCTACACCCTGAAGGACATTCACGATGACCAG GACTATTTGCACTCTTTGGGGAAGGCTCGAACAGCTCAAGTCCAGAAAGATGCTCGGATTGGGGAAGCAGAGGCCAAGCGAGACGCTGGGATCAGG GAGGCTAAAGCCAAGCAGGAAAAGGTGTCTGCTCAGTACCTGAGTGAAATCGAGATGGCCAAGGCACAGAGGGATTACGAGCTGAAGAAGGCTGCATATGACATCGAGGTCAACACCCGCCGAGCACAGGCTGACCTGGCCTATCAGCTTCAG GTGGCCAAGACCAAGCAGCAGATCGAGGAGCAGCGCGTGCAGGTGCAGGTGGTGGAGCGAGCCCAGCAGGTGGCGGTGCAGGAGCAGGAGGCCGCCCGGCGGGAGAGGGAGCTGGAGGCCCGCGTGCGCAAGCCCGCGGAAGCCGAGCGCTACCAGCTGGAGCGCCTAGCCGAGGCCGAGAG GTCCCAGCTGATTATGCAGGCCGAGGCCGAGGCTGAGTCTGTGCGG ATGCGTGGAGAAGCGGAGGCCTTTGCCATAGGGGCCCGAGCCCGGGCCGAGGCTGAGCAGATGGCCAAGAAGGCAGAAGCGTTCCAGCTGTACCAGGAGGCGGCCCAGCTGGACATGCTGCTGGAGAAGCTGCCCCAG GTGGCAGAGGAGATCAGTGGTCCCTTGACCTCAGCCAATAAGATCACACTGGTGTCCAGCGGAGGTGGGGCCGTAGGGGCGGCCAAAGTGACTGGGGAAGTACTGGACATCCTAAGCCACCTGCCAGAGAGCGTGGAGAGACTCACAGGTGTCAGCATCTCCCAG GTGAACCACAAGCCTTTGCGAACAGCCTGA
- the FLOT1 gene encoding flotillin-1 isoform X3, with translation MLAAACQMFLGKTEAEIAHIALETLEGHQRAIMAHMTVEEIYKDRQKFSEQVFKVASSDLVNMGISVVSYTLKDIHDDQDYLHSLGKARTAQVQKDARIGEAEAKRDAGIREAKAKQEKVSAQYLSEIEMAKAQRDYELKKAAYDIEVNTRRAQADLAYQLQVAKTKQQIEEQRVQVQVVERAQQVAVQEQEAARRERELEARVRKPAEAERYQLERLAEAERSQLIMQAEAEAESVRMRGEAEAFAIGARARAEAEQMAKKAEAFQLYQEAAQLDMLLEKLPQVAEEISGPLTSANKITLVSSGGGAVGAAKVTGEVLDILSHLPESVERLTGVSISQVNHKPLRTA, from the exons ATGTTGGCGGCCGCCTGCCAGATGTTCCTGGGGAAGACGGAGGCCGAGATTGCCCATATTGCACTGGAGACACTGGAAGGCCACCAGAGGGCTATCATGGCCCACATGACTGTGGAG GAGATCTATAAGGACAGGCAGAAATTCTCAGAACAAGTTTTCAAAGTGGCCTCCTCAGACCTGGTCAACATGGGCATCAGTGTGGTCAGCTACACCCTGAAGGACATTCACGATGACCAG GACTATTTGCACTCTTTGGGGAAGGCTCGAACAGCTCAAGTCCAGAAAGATGCTCGGATTGGGGAAGCAGAGGCCAAGCGAGACGCTGGGATCAGG GAGGCTAAAGCCAAGCAGGAAAAGGTGTCTGCTCAGTACCTGAGTGAAATCGAGATGGCCAAGGCACAGAGGGATTACGAGCTGAAGAAGGCTGCATATGACATCGAGGTCAACACCCGCCGAGCACAGGCTGACCTGGCCTATCAGCTTCAG GTGGCCAAGACCAAGCAGCAGATCGAGGAGCAGCGCGTGCAGGTGCAGGTGGTGGAGCGAGCCCAGCAGGTGGCGGTGCAGGAGCAGGAGGCCGCCCGGCGGGAGAGGGAGCTGGAGGCCCGCGTGCGCAAGCCCGCGGAAGCCGAGCGCTACCAGCTGGAGCGCCTAGCCGAGGCCGAGAG GTCCCAGCTGATTATGCAGGCCGAGGCCGAGGCTGAGTCTGTGCGG ATGCGTGGAGAAGCGGAGGCCTTTGCCATAGGGGCCCGAGCCCGGGCCGAGGCTGAGCAGATGGCCAAGAAGGCAGAAGCGTTCCAGCTGTACCAGGAGGCGGCCCAGCTGGACATGCTGCTGGAGAAGCTGCCCCAG GTGGCAGAGGAGATCAGTGGTCCCTTGACCTCAGCCAATAAGATCACACTGGTGTCCAGCGGAGGTGGGGCCGTAGGGGCGGCCAAAGTGACTGGGGAAGTACTGGACATCCTAAGCCACCTGCCAGAGAGCGTGGAGAGACTCACAGGTGTCAGCATCTCCCAG GTGAACCACAAGCCTTTGCGAACAGCCTGA
- the TUBB gene encoding tubulin beta chain: MREIVHIQAGQCGNQIGAKFWEVISDEHGIDPTGTYHGDSDLQLDRISVYYNEATGGKYVPRAILVDLEPGTMDSVRSGPFGQIFRPDNFVFGQSGAGNNWAKGHYTEGAELVDSVLDVVRKEAESCDCLQGFQLTHSLGGGTGSGMGTLLISKIREEYPDRIMNTFSVVPSPKVSDTVVEPYNATLSVHQLVENTDETYCIDNEALYDICFRTLKLTTPTYGDLNHLVSATMSGVTTCLRFPGQLNADLRKLAVNMVPFPRLHFFMPGFAPLTSRGSQQYRALTVPELTQQVFDAKNMMAACDPRHGRYLTVAAVFRGRMSMKEVDEQMLNVQNKNSSYFVEWIPNNVKTAVCDIPPRGLKMAVTFIGNSTAIQELFKRISEQFTAMFRRKAFLHWYTGEGMDEMEFTEAESNMNDLVSEYQQYQDATAEEEEDFGEEAEEEA; the protein is encoded by the exons atGAGGGAAATCGTGCACATCCAGGCCGGGCAGTGTGGCAACCAGATCGGTGCCAAG TTCTGGGAGGTGATCAGTGATGAGCACGGCATCGACCCCACCGGTACCTACCACGGGGACAGCGACCTGCAGCTGGACCGCATCTCCGTGTACTACAACGAAGCCACAG GTGGCAAGTATGTTCCTCGTGCTATCCTGGTGGATCTCGAACCTGGGACCATGGACTCTGTTCGCTCGGGTCCTTTTGGCCAGATCTTCAGACCAGACAACTTTGTTTTTG GTCAGTCAGGGGCAGGCAACAACTGGGCCAAGGGCCACTACACAGAAGGGGCGGAGCTGGTGGACTCGGTCCTGGACGTGGTACGGAAGGAGGCGGAGAGCTGCGACTGCCTGCAGGGCTTCCAGCTGACCCACTCGCTGGGTGGGGGCACAGGCTCTGGAATGGGCACCCTGCTCATCAGCAAGATCCGAGAAGAGTATCCTGACCGCATCATGAATACCTTCAGTGTGGTGCCCTCCCCCAAAGTGTCTGACACCGTGGTGGAGCCCTACAACGCCACCCTCTCCGTCCATCAGTTGGTAGAGAACACTGATGAGACCTACTGCATTGACAACGAGGCCCTTTACGACATCTGCTTCCGCACCCTCAAGCTGACCACGCCGACTTATGGGGACCTGAACCATCTTGTCTCAGCTACCATGAGTGGTGTCACCACCTGCCTCCGCTTCCCTGGCCAGCTCAATGCTGACCTCCGAAAGCTGGCAGTCAACATGGTGCCCTTCCCACGACTCCACTTCTTCATGCCTGGCTTTGCCCCTCTCACTAGCCGTGGAAGCCAGCAGTATCGGGCTCTCACTGTGCCCGAACTCACTCAGCAGGTCTTCGATGCCAAGAACATGATGGCTGCCTGTGACCCCCGCCATGGCCGGTACCTCACTGTGGCTGCTGTCTTCCGTGGACGGATGTCCATGAAGGAGGTGGACGAGCAGATGCTCAACGTGCAGAACAAGAACAGCAGCTACTTCGTGGAGTGGATCCCCAACAATGTCAAGACGGCTGTCTGTGACATCCCGCCGCGTGGCCTCAAGATGGCAGTCACCTTCATTGGCAACAGCACGGCCATTCAGGAGCTGTTCAAGCGCATCTCAGAGCAGTTCACAGCCATGTTCCGCCGGAAGGCCTTCCTGCACTGGTACACGGGCGAGGGCATGGACGAGATGGAGTTCACCGAGGCCGAGAGCAACATGAACGACCTCGTCTCTGAGTATCAGCAGTACCAGGATGCCACCgcggaagaggaggaggatttcGGTGAGGAGGCTGAAGAGGAGGCCTAA